The following proteins come from a genomic window of Myroides odoratus DSM 2801:
- a CDS encoding efflux RND transporter periplasmic adaptor subunit, whose protein sequence is MDRVLPRKNRKKQRILLIVGGVILLAVASFFTFFQDIALNVSKKEIRISAVKEGVFEEYISFQGKVEPLQSLLINIAEGGAVSEIFVENGAVIQKGDPLVLLHNPSSELAYMSQESSLIEQMNNLNVNLMNIRNQEIGLMKDLISIEYEYKNAELQYTLNKKLFDQEILSLNEWNQTVESFSYQKKRKALMEQSVEKEKQSNQVQVRQINQSLTVIQRSLEKLKENKQNFLLRAPISGRLSSFEPMLGKTYNGGESIGKIDVLEGYKLVANVDEFYLDRIVLGQKGQVESKGQLIQVEVSKILPEIINGRFEVQLNFINQDNLKLQEGNSMGIKLFLSGKEQRLLLAKGSFMTDTKGEWVYVVKEGKAERRQVEIGRENPAYYEVISGLSIGEQVIISSYKDYLRVNYLQLKE, encoded by the coding sequence ATGGACAGAGTTTTACCTCGTAAAAATAGAAAAAAACAAAGGATATTACTAATTGTTGGAGGAGTGATCCTGCTTGCAGTTGCGTCTTTTTTTACATTTTTTCAAGATATTGCACTGAATGTTTCTAAGAAAGAAATCCGAATTTCGGCTGTAAAAGAAGGTGTTTTTGAAGAGTATATTTCCTTTCAGGGGAAGGTTGAACCTTTACAGTCGTTGTTGATTAATATTGCTGAAGGAGGCGCTGTGAGTGAAATATTTGTAGAAAATGGCGCTGTCATTCAAAAAGGAGATCCCTTGGTGTTATTACACAACCCCAGTTCTGAATTGGCCTATATGTCACAAGAATCATCTTTAATTGAGCAAATGAATAATTTGAATGTCAATTTGATGAATATTCGCAACCAAGAAATTGGGTTAATGAAGGATTTGATCAGCATTGAGTACGAATATAAAAATGCGGAACTACAATATACTTTAAATAAGAAATTATTTGATCAAGAGATTTTATCTTTGAATGAATGGAATCAGACGGTTGAAAGTTTTTCATATCAAAAGAAAAGAAAAGCCTTGATGGAACAGAGTGTAGAAAAAGAAAAACAATCCAACCAAGTGCAAGTAAGGCAAATCAACCAATCGCTTACGGTTATTCAACGTAGTTTGGAGAAATTGAAAGAGAATAAACAGAATTTCTTATTGCGAGCGCCTATTTCGGGAAGATTATCTTCTTTTGAGCCTATGCTTGGTAAAACGTACAATGGAGGAGAAAGCATCGGAAAAATAGACGTGTTGGAAGGATATAAACTAGTGGCTAATGTAGACGAATTTTATTTGGATCGCATTGTGCTAGGACAAAAAGGACAAGTGGAGAGTAAAGGGCAACTCATCCAGGTTGAGGTGAGTAAAATTTTACCTGAGATTATCAATGGACGATTTGAAGTACAATTGAATTTTATCAACCAAGACAACCTAAAACTACAAGAGGGAAATAGCATGGGAATCAAGTTATTTTTATCTGGAAAAGAACAGCGTTTATTGTTGGCAAAAGGAAGTTTTATGACGGATACCAAAGGAGAATGGGTATATGTTGTAAAAGAAGGAAAAGCAGAAAGACGACAAGTAGAAATTGGACGTGAAAATCCAGCATATTATGAAGTAATTTCAGGTTTGTCTATAGGCGAACAGGTAATTATATCTAGTTATAAAGATTATTTAAGAGTGAATTATTTACAGTTAAAAGAGTAA
- a CDS encoding sigma-54-dependent transcriptional regulator — MRKTTATILVLDDNTEVLIAAKLLLKRHFETVLTNNNPKKIFDILQDTPVDVIILDMNYRVGFEDGKEGIFWFKEIKANYPQAQIILMTSYGHVETAVEGIKLGAIDYILKPWDNEHLIDLVKKAVQQRRRKEQEVPATTQPDYFEGQSPAIQKTYRMAQRVAQTEVNTLILGENGTGKYVLAEYIHNNSTRKNQPFIHVDLGSLNENLFESELFGYAKGAFTDAKQDTAGRFEAAHGGTIFLDEIGNVPLHLQAKLLQVIQAKSVIRLGESQPRPVDVRIITATNAEIEKEVAQKAFREDLYYRINTVVLQLPSLRERKEDIPALLDFFIQQYANKYQIAVPNIHPHTLESLCNYEWKGNIREMQNRVERALILTEATELNIGDFGISAATIKEVLTDDNTLQDIERTTIIRTLEKCQGNISQAADELGLSRAALYRRLEKYNIKN, encoded by the coding sequence ATGAGAAAAACAACTGCCACCATTCTGGTTTTAGACGACAATACAGAGGTTTTAATCGCTGCTAAACTACTTTTAAAACGTCATTTCGAAACGGTTTTGACGAATAATAACCCCAAAAAGATCTTTGATATTTTGCAAGATACTCCTGTGGATGTTATTATTTTGGATATGAATTATCGCGTGGGCTTTGAAGATGGTAAAGAAGGTATTTTTTGGTTTAAAGAGATTAAAGCGAATTATCCGCAAGCGCAGATTATTCTCATGACGTCTTATGGTCATGTGGAAACAGCTGTGGAAGGAATCAAATTAGGAGCTATTGATTACATTTTAAAACCATGGGACAATGAGCATTTGATTGACCTGGTTAAAAAAGCCGTCCAACAAAGACGCAGAAAAGAACAAGAAGTTCCCGCAACAACACAGCCTGATTATTTTGAAGGACAATCACCGGCCATTCAAAAGACGTATCGCATGGCGCAACGTGTGGCACAAACGGAGGTCAACACGCTGATACTAGGAGAAAATGGAACAGGTAAATATGTTTTAGCAGAATATATCCACAACAATTCTACCCGCAAAAACCAACCGTTTATTCACGTTGACTTAGGGTCGCTCAATGAGAATCTCTTTGAAAGCGAGCTATTTGGTTATGCCAAAGGTGCCTTTACTGATGCGAAACAAGATACGGCAGGTCGTTTTGAAGCAGCCCATGGAGGAACTATTTTCTTAGATGAAATCGGCAATGTACCGCTGCATTTACAAGCGAAACTCTTGCAAGTAATTCAGGCAAAATCCGTGATTCGATTGGGAGAATCTCAACCGCGTCCCGTGGATGTACGCATCATCACTGCAACAAATGCGGAAATCGAAAAAGAAGTAGCGCAAAAGGCATTTCGAGAAGATTTATACTATCGAATCAATACGGTTGTCCTCCAATTGCCTTCTCTTCGAGAGCGCAAAGAAGACATTCCTGCTTTGTTGGATTTCTTTATCCAACAATACGCCAACAAATATCAAATTGCAGTTCCCAACATCCACCCTCACACGCTAGAATCGCTGTGCAACTACGAATGGAAGGGGAACATTAGAGAAATGCAAAACCGCGTAGAACGCGCCTTGATTTTAACGGAAGCAACAGAATTAAACATCGGAGATTTTGGTATTTCTGCCGCAACCATCAAAGAGGTTCTAACAGATGATAATACCTTACAAGATATTGAGCGAACGACCATCATCCGTACGCTAGAAAAATGCCAAGGCAATATCAGCCAAGCAGCAGATGAATTGGGATTATCACGTGCTGCTTTGTACCGTCGACTTGAAAAATATAATATTAAGAACTAA
- a CDS encoding sensor histidine kinase: protein MSFHLKVFMRILAIIGLSLLAVWLFQQHYRYTFFIALISIVACLIELYTFQRKYYSIIDRLVLAMIYNDFSLKSNKKQANETFQNLQQLYQKLQQEQEQHEVKELVYLNILNNLETGIIIFERKEEGWNIFLINDYFSKLFDIPKVKSWQNLSRLLPNLTQYLEHLEFKESKTSLDMRIEGEEKQTFMLQTSTTISQNQEFYIVLLDSIQKVLDKKEKDTWENLMKVISHEIMNSLTPIHSLAHNTLEILEEEESLTADDMDDLKLSVQTIANRTDHLRHFIDNYRKLTMLPSPTKAWVNSAEVLMHSLAILKPICQQHQITVSTTIDTQASQYWDSKQMEQVFINLLTNAIYAVKQQENRAVSLHLYERNNRLWIDIMDNGNGIPEEIKPKIFIPFYTTREDGAGIGLPLSKNIVEMHNGYLTFNRKDNLTYFSLNFPLA, encoded by the coding sequence ATGTCGTTTCACTTGAAGGTTTTCATGCGCATCTTAGCCATTATTGGTTTGTCCTTACTTGCTGTGTGGTTATTCCAACAACACTATCGCTATACGTTCTTTATTGCGCTTATTAGCATTGTTGCTTGTCTGATTGAACTCTATACGTTTCAACGCAAGTACTACAGCATCATTGACCGTTTGGTCTTGGCGATGATTTACAATGATTTCTCCTTAAAATCAAATAAAAAACAAGCCAATGAAACCTTTCAGAACCTACAACAGTTGTACCAAAAGCTCCAACAGGAACAGGAACAACACGAGGTAAAAGAATTAGTTTATCTCAACATTCTAAATAACTTAGAAACGGGTATCATTATTTTTGAACGCAAGGAAGAAGGATGGAATATCTTCTTAATTAACGACTATTTTTCGAAGTTATTTGATATACCCAAAGTAAAATCATGGCAGAATTTATCGCGCTTACTTCCCAACTTGACGCAATATTTAGAGCATCTGGAATTCAAAGAATCTAAGACATCGCTTGATATGCGTATAGAAGGGGAAGAAAAGCAAACATTTATGTTGCAAACCTCTACTACAATAAGTCAAAACCAAGAGTTTTACATTGTTTTATTGGATTCGATTCAAAAAGTATTGGATAAAAAAGAGAAAGATACTTGGGAAAACTTAATGAAAGTCATTTCGCATGAAATCATGAATTCCCTAACGCCTATTCATTCCTTAGCGCACAATACCTTAGAAATTTTAGAGGAAGAAGAGTCCTTAACGGCAGATGACATGGACGATCTAAAACTCAGTGTACAAACGATTGCCAATAGGACAGATCACCTGCGTCATTTCATTGATAACTACCGCAAACTGACCATGCTGCCAAGTCCTACCAAAGCTTGGGTAAATAGCGCAGAGGTTTTGATGCATAGCTTAGCTATACTCAAGCCGATTTGTCAACAACATCAGATTACAGTGAGTACAACGATTGACACACAAGCCTCTCAGTATTGGGATAGCAAACAAATGGAACAAGTGTTCATCAATTTATTAACCAATGCCATTTATGCGGTAAAACAACAGGAAAACAGAGCCGTTTCCCTTCATCTGTATGAGCGAAATAATCGTTTATGGATTGATATTATGGACAACGGAAATGGGATACCTGAAGAAATAAAGCCGAAGATTTTCATCCCTTTTTACACCACGCGTGAAGACGGGGCAGGGATTGGCTTACCGCTCTCCAAAAATATTGTAGAAATGCACAATGGGTACTTAACCTTCAATAGAAAAGATAACTTGACGTATTTTAGCCTCAACTTTCCACTCGCGTAA
- a CDS encoding MGMT family protein, with protein MADSTHFFERVYDVVREIPIGKVTTYGAIAKAIGAPRSARMVGYAMNASHFDDSVPAHRVVNRVGMLSGKHHFDGTNLMQQLLESEGIVVKNNQVQDFQAHLWIPPVEF; from the coding sequence ATGGCGGATTCAACCCATTTTTTTGAACGCGTATATGATGTAGTTCGCGAGATTCCCATCGGAAAAGTAACTACATACGGTGCGATTGCAAAAGCAATTGGTGCTCCTCGTTCTGCACGTATGGTGGGATATGCCATGAATGCCTCTCATTTTGACGATTCTGTACCTGCCCATCGCGTTGTAAATCGAGTGGGTATGCTAAGTGGTAAACATCACTTCGACGGTACCAATTTGATGCAACAGCTGTTAGAGAGTGAAGGAATTGTCGTAAAAAATAACCAAGTACAAGATTTTCAAGCACACTTGTGGATTCCTCCCGTTGAATTCTAA
- a CDS encoding LysE family transporter, whose amino-acid sequence MDHYFILLFFGFLAAVIGVSLPGLLNMTAVKVAQERGKKASILYIAGALSIIFIQTYVAIFFAKLIDSSPFITEILHEIGLVIFGSLTIYFLGFAKRKKKEENTAVKRLKNPYIYGALLALINVFSIPYYVFLSVTLASYAYPIFEWAYTVIFSIGVVIGSGLMFYAYISIFRKVANENAFLMRNINYVIGSITGIICLITLYKLLR is encoded by the coding sequence ATGGATCATTACTTTATATTATTATTTTTTGGCTTTTTAGCAGCAGTGATAGGCGTTTCTCTTCCAGGGTTATTGAATATGACTGCTGTTAAAGTAGCACAAGAAAGAGGGAAAAAAGCGTCTATTTTATATATTGCAGGCGCTTTATCCATTATCTTTATTCAAACCTATGTTGCAATTTTCTTTGCTAAATTGATTGATTCCAGTCCTTTTATCACTGAAATTCTGCACGAAATAGGTTTGGTTATTTTCGGATCGTTGACGATTTACTTCTTAGGATTTGCAAAACGCAAAAAGAAGGAAGAAAATACAGCCGTCAAACGCCTAAAAAATCCATACATATACGGCGCTTTATTAGCGTTAATCAACGTATTTTCTATTCCATATTACGTTTTCTTGAGCGTCACTTTAGCTTCGTATGCTTATCCTATTTTTGAGTGGGCTTACACGGTTATTTTCTCCATAGGAGTTGTGATAGGTTCTGGCTTGATGTTTTATGCTTATATTTCTATTTTCAGGAAAGTGGCCAATGAAAATGCTTTCCTTATGCGAAATATAAACTATGTCATAGGATCTATTACGGGGATTATCTGCTTGATTACGCTATATAAATTACTGCGCTAA
- the trmB gene encoding tRNA (guanosine(46)-N7)-methyltransferase TrmB encodes MGSKNKLKRFRENETFGNVFQPSREEMIAKLPQKGKWASEVFKNNNPIVLELGCGKGEYTVELARRFPTMNFIGIDIKGARFWRGAKTAVEEGLTNVAFLRTQIELIEFAFEKGEVSEIWITFPDPQIKYKRTKHRLTNTEFLQRYKGILTDDGVVNLKTDSEFMHGYTLGLLHGEGHEVIYANHHVYKNEGAPSVVTEIQTFYESQYLEQNKAITYIQFRIK; translated from the coding sequence GTGGGAAGTAAAAACAAGTTAAAGCGATTTAGAGAAAACGAAACTTTCGGTAATGTTTTCCAACCATCAAGAGAAGAAATGATTGCTAAATTGCCACAAAAAGGCAAATGGGCATCGGAAGTATTTAAAAACAATAACCCTATTGTTTTGGAATTAGGCTGTGGAAAAGGAGAATATACCGTTGAATTAGCGCGTCGTTTTCCTACTATGAACTTTATTGGTATTGATATCAAAGGGGCTCGTTTCTGGAGAGGAGCTAAAACGGCTGTGGAAGAAGGACTAACGAATGTTGCTTTCTTGCGTACTCAGATTGAGTTGATTGAATTTGCTTTCGAAAAAGGAGAAGTAAGTGAAATCTGGATTACATTCCCAGATCCACAAATTAAATATAAACGTACCAAACACAGATTGACGAATACGGAGTTTTTACAACGTTATAAAGGCATCTTAACAGATGATGGGGTTGTGAATTTGAAAACGGATAGTGAATTTATGCATGGTTATACGTTAGGTCTATTACATGGAGAAGGACATGAAGTTATTTATGCCAATCACCATGTATACAAAAACGAGGGGGCTCCTTCAGTGGTAACTGAAATCCAAACGTTTTATGAATCCCAATATTTAGAACAAAATAAAGCCATTACCTATATTCAATTTAGAATTAAATAA
- a CDS encoding sensor histidine kinase, with product MSTRFKRSYKFAVKSALLITICSLVITLPFVFLVKEGPWQLLAIHTVLVYFASFFVIQYRVEHFIYRRIKKIYDKVSLLEHTDLRASAVTTDMKTLTEEIEKFATNKKIEIESLQVREEYRREFLGNISHELKTPLFMIQSYLETLSDGAIDDLEVRDRYLERAEQGVDRLIYIVKDLDMIAKLESGDLHLNIVEFDLIEMIQNAFDFLEYKAKKKNISLLFDMGYKKPIYVIGDKERIGQVITNLIENSIKYGKEKGTTEVSIENLVKNKLIVRVTDNGLGIRKEHIPRLFERFYRIDKSGARSVGGSGLGLSIVKHIVEAHDEHIYVESSYGYGSEFSFTLEKVGKHKTENAT from the coding sequence ATGTCAACACGATTTAAAAGATCCTATAAATTTGCTGTTAAGTCAGCGTTGTTAATAACAATCTGTTCGCTTGTTATTACGCTACCTTTTGTTTTTTTAGTAAAGGAAGGGCCTTGGCAACTTTTGGCCATTCACACCGTTTTGGTTTATTTCGCTTCCTTTTTTGTGATTCAATATCGTGTAGAACACTTTATCTACCGTCGAATCAAAAAGATTTACGACAAAGTTTCGCTTTTAGAGCACACCGATCTTCGTGCAAGTGCAGTCACTACTGACATGAAAACGCTAACGGAGGAAATTGAAAAATTTGCAACGAATAAAAAGATTGAAATTGAGTCTTTACAAGTTCGCGAAGAATATCGACGAGAGTTTTTAGGGAATATCTCCCACGAGTTGAAAACACCTTTATTCATGATCCAAAGTTATTTGGAAACATTGAGTGATGGTGCAATTGACGATTTAGAAGTTCGCGATCGCTATTTAGAACGTGCAGAACAAGGCGTTGATCGCTTGATCTATATTGTGAAAGATTTGGATATGATTGCCAAATTAGAATCGGGCGATTTACATCTAAATATCGTTGAGTTTGATCTAATTGAAATGATTCAAAATGCATTTGATTTCTTAGAATACAAAGCAAAGAAGAAAAATATTTCACTGCTTTTCGATATGGGATATAAAAAACCCATTTACGTTATTGGAGATAAAGAGCGCATTGGGCAAGTCATTACGAATCTGATTGAGAATTCAATTAAGTACGGCAAGGAAAAAGGTACGACGGAAGTGAGTATTGAAAACTTGGTGAAAAATAAATTAATTGTGCGCGTTACAGATAATGGATTAGGGATTCGCAAGGAGCATATTCCGCGTTTATTTGAGCGTTTCTATCGCATTGATAAAAGTGGAGCACGAAGTGTGGGCGGCTCGGGACTGGGCTTGTCTATTGTAAAACACATTGTTGAAGCGCATGATGAACATATCTATGTGGAGAGCAGCTATGGTTATGGATCGGAGTTTTCTTTTACCTTAGAGAAAGTGGGCAAACACAAAACTGAAAATGCAACTTAA
- a CDS encoding response regulator transcription factor has protein sequence MKNSDIKVLLVDDEQDIIEIISYNLEKEGYQVSTARNGKEAIEKAKKELPHLIILDVMMPEMDGMEACENIRKIDSLQHVIITFLTARGEDYSQVAGFDAGADDYITKPVKPKVLMSKVKALLRRLKNVEEAENGDIIQIGNIEINRDEYKILIDGVELSLPRKEFELLYLLASKPGKVFTREEILDRVWGNEVVVGGRTIDVHIRKLREKVGDDCFKTIKGVGYKLDM, from the coding sequence ATGAAAAATTCAGACATTAAAGTCTTATTAGTTGATGATGAACAAGATATCATTGAAATCATCAGTTATAATTTAGAAAAAGAAGGCTATCAAGTTAGTACAGCAAGGAATGGGAAAGAGGCAATAGAAAAGGCTAAAAAAGAACTTCCTCACCTGATTATCTTGGATGTTATGATGCCGGAGATGGACGGAATGGAAGCTTGTGAAAACATTCGAAAAATTGACAGTTTACAACATGTAATCATTACATTTTTAACCGCAAGAGGAGAAGATTATTCTCAAGTGGCTGGATTTGATGCAGGTGCAGATGATTACATTACGAAACCAGTAAAACCTAAGGTTTTAATGAGTAAGGTTAAAGCCTTATTGCGTCGATTGAAAAATGTAGAAGAAGCTGAAAATGGAGATATTATTCAAATTGGCAATATTGAAATTAACCGAGATGAGTATAAAATCTTAATTGATGGTGTAGAATTGTCTTTACCTAGAAAGGAATTTGAATTGTTGTATTTGTTAGCATCAAAACCAGGAAAAGTATTTACGAGAGAAGAGATTTTAGATCGTGTATGGGGGAATGAAGTAGTTGTAGGTGGAAGAACGATTGACGTACACATCCGTAAATTAAGAGAGAAAGTAGGAGATGATTGTTTTAAAACAATTAAAGGGGTTGGATATAAATTAGATATGTAA